In Sneathia sanguinegens, the sequence AGCAACATACCGAACCTAGAAGTTAAGCCTATATACGCCTAAAATACTCAGTAATGGGGAAGATTGGTAACTGCCAAGTTTAGGTGTCTTCGTAGCTCAGCTGGTTAGAGCATTTGGCTGTTAACCAAAGGGTCGTTGGTTCGAGTCCATCCGAGGACGCCATTTTTTTTTATTAATTATATTAATTATACATAGAAGGAAGGAAAAAGATGGAAAAGATTAATTTAAATGATATTGAAAGATATTCAGTTTCTTTTGAAAAAAAGAATTTAAAAGTTTTACAAAATTCTGTTCGTAAAAATGGAATTAATAATGCAACATTTAATACTGAAGCACAAATAAGAGACCAACATATTTATTCAGTTGACATTAAAACAGGTGCTGTTGCAAATCAAAAGCAATCTGGAAGATGTTGGATGTTTGCAGCACTTAATACTTTTAGACATAAATTAAATAAAGAATACAAATTGAAAGATTTTGAATTATCACAAACATATACATTTTTCTATGATAAATTAGAAAAATCAAACTATTTTTTAGAAAATATAATTAAAACTTTAAATGAAGATTTAGATTCAAGATTAGTACATTTCTTATTAGCAACACCACAACAAGATGGTGGACAATGGGATATGCTAGCTTCATTAATTGAAAAATATGGAATAGTTCCTAAGTATGCAATGCCTGAAGCTTTCCATAGTACAAGTTCTATGAGATTAGATGATTTATTAAATAAAAAATTAAGAAAATCAGCACAAATTTTAAGAACTATGAATGAAGAAGGAAAGACTTTAGAAGAAATTAGAGAAAAAAAAGATGATATTTTAAATGAAATATATTCTTTCTTAGTAGTTAGTTTAGGAAAACCACCTAAAACATTTACTTTCGAATATGAAGATAAAGATGGAATTTTTCATAGAGATATAGATGTAACACCTAAAGAATTCTTTGATAAATATGTTGGTATTAATTTGAATGATTATATTAGCTTAATTAATGCACCAACTAAAGATAAACCATATCACAGAACATTTACAGTAGATTATCTAGGAAATGTTCTTGGTGGAAGACAAGTTAAATATTTAAATGTTACTATGGATGAATTAAAACAAGCTACAATTTCACAATTACAAGATGGTGTTACAGTTTGGTTTGGTTGTGATGTTGGACAAAGTTCAGACAGACAATTAGGATTAATGGATTTAGATATATTTGAAGTAGATAAGAGTTTTGGTATAGACTTTTCTATGTCAAAAGAAATAGCACTAGATTATTGTGAAAGTTTAATGACACATGCAATGGTATTATCAGGTGTTAATTTAGTAAACTCTAAACCTAATCGTTGGAAAGTTGAAAATAGTTGGGGAGAACAACCAGGAAATAAGGGATATTTCGTTATGACTGATGAATGGATGGATAAGTTTACATACCAAGTTGTGATTAATAAGAAATATTTACCAGAAAATTTAAGAGAAAAAATAGAACAAGAACCAATAATATTAAAACCATGGGATCCAATGGGTTCATTAGCCTTAATGAAATAGGAGTTACATTTGTAACTCCTTTTTAATCTAATTTATTTTTTAAAGCCATTATGGCCATTATTATTGCAATGAGATCATCAGCTTGCCCAGCAATTGGTATAACATCAGGTATAATATCTATTGGCGAAGCAACATAAATAATAGCAAAAATAATTAATAAAATTTTTTTCATAATTTAACTCCTTAATTAAAGAATTTCATAAGCTATTCCAAATTTTTCCATTGCTATTTGTTTAGCATCTCTTGAATTAGTGGCATCTATTAAGACTTCACGAATTTTTCCAGTTTGTCTATCTTTTACTCTTACAAATATTCCCATATTAAATACTCCTTTTTCTTATATTATATCAATTTAAAATGACGAAAATTGTCAATTAGTTTCAAAAAAACATAACTTGACAAAATAGTATAAATATTATAGAATAAATCTATAATCCTTTCCCACAAAGGACCGTTATTCACGAAATATATAGGAGGAATTTAAGTGAATAAGTATACAAAATCACAAAAAAAAGAAGAAGTTATAAGAAAGTGGCATGAAATTGATGCTACAGGAAAAATATTAGGAAAATTAGCAACAGAAATTGCAGTTATTCTTATGGGTAAAGATAAACCAACATATACACCTCATGTTGATGGTGGAGATTATGTAGTAGTTGTAAATGCAGATAAAATTGCAGTTACTGGTAATAAATTAAAAGATAAAAAATACTACAGACATAGTGGTTACCCTGGAGGTTTAAAAGTTAGAACTTTGCAAGAAATGTTAGATAAGAAACCTACTGATGTTTTAAGAAAGGCAGTTGAAAGAATGTTACCTAAGAACAAATTAGGAGCACAACAAATTACTAGATTAAAACTTTATGTTACAGCTGATCATAAACACGGAGCACAAAAACCAGAAAAGGTAGAAAAGTAGGAGGTAAAATAAAAAATGGCAAAGTTACAATATTTAGGAACAGGTAGAAGAAAGACATCTGTTGCAAGAGTAAGATTAGTACCAGGAGATACTGGTGTAGTTATAAATGGAAAAGATATGAGAGTTTACTTTGAAGGAAGAGAAATTCTAGCTAAAATAGTTGAACAACCATTAGAAGTTACAGAAACAATGGATAAGTATAAAGTATTAGTTAATGTATATGGTGGTGGAAATTCAGGACAAGCAGGAGCAATTCGTCATGGTGTTGCAAGAGCATTGTTAGAAATTGATGCTGAATATAGAGCAGTATTGAAAGAAGCAGGATACTTAACAAGAGATTCAAGAATGGTTGAAAGAAAGAAATACGGAAAGAAAAAAGCAAGAAGAAGTCCACAATTTTCAAAGAGATAGTAAAAATAAAATACACCCACATTTATGGGGTGTATTTTTTTATAATTAAATTTTAAAAATCAACGATTTTAAAATATTTAGAATTTAAAAAATCTAAAGGATAAATTAAATTAGAGTTATTTTCTATTACATCACCTACTACATCTCTATATAGATTATATATGAAATGAGAGCAATATGTTGTTCCAATTGTCATATTTGGAGGAGTCAAGATGAAATATGAAAAATATAGATATTTAGTATAAATCTTATCTAGCAATTTTTTTCTAATTTCATCATTTATTCCCTTGTATCTTAATAAAATAAATTCTCTATTATCAGCAGTTAAAAATGAGAAAGGGAATTCTCTTAAGCCAAATTGCATATTCGGAAAATCTACAATTTTATTATTTTCTGTAACAAACATTACATGACCCCAAAGTTGTGTAACCTTATTTTTTCTAGGTTTGTATATAATGAGGTCACCTACTTTTGCTATATTATTTAATTTTTCAATATCTGCTGTATTTTTCCAATTTAATTCTCTAGCAAAAGTAAAAAAAGAAATAAAAAGGAATAAAATATATATTTTTTTCATAAGACCTACTTTAAAAATTTATCAGCTAAGGCTAAAGAAATTTTCTTATCGCCAATAGCAAATTCTATAACCAATCCTTTATCATCTATATTTTTTATACGACCTGTTCCATATGAATTATGTTTAACAACTTGTCCAATTTTAAATTTAGTATTAGGTGTAAATTTAAAAGGATTAAAGTTTTCTATTGAAGTTGTTTGTTTCTTAATTTCATTTGGTTTTATAAACTTATTTTCATATTCATAATAATTTTCATTCATATCTCTTGAGAAAGCTGAAATTGTTTTATTATACTCAGTAATACCATTAAGCGATCTAGATAAACAATAAGTGAAATATAGTTCTTGTTGAGCACGAGTTATTGCAACATAAAGTAATCTTCTTTCTTCTTCCAATTCGCTTGGTTCAAGTATAGAAGTATAAGTTGGAAATAGATCAGACTCAAAACCAGCTAAGAAAATTGTATCAAATTCTAAACCTTTTGAACTATGTATAGTCATAAGTTTAACCTTATCATCTGTAGAAACATTATCATTTGAACTTGAAAGTGAAGTTAAGGTTAAAAATTCATCCAAGCTTAAATTTTCAGTCATTTTTTCTAAATCATGTGTATATGTAAGTAATTCTAAAACATTTTGTTTTCTATCTTCAGCATTTTCTAATTTTGAAATATATTCGAAATAATCTATTTTTTCAATTAATTTTTGTAATAAGGCACTAACAGTTAAGGTGTCAACATCTTCAGCTAAAGTAGTTATTAAGTTATAAAATGAACTAACACGATTATTTGTGTCTTTTCCTAAAGCTTCTAATAAAGATATATTATTTTCCTTTGCAATATTTAAAATCTTTTCTTTTGTCTTGTCACCAATATTTCTTTTTGGATTACTTATACATCTATCAAAGGAAATAGAATCATTAGGATTGTTTAAAAATAAAAGATACGCAAGTAAATCTTTTACTTCTTTTCTTTGGTAAAAAGATAAGCCACCATAAATTGTGCAATATATACCATTTTTGTTTAATACTTGTTCTAAAATACGAGATTGTGCATTTCTTCTATAAAGTATTGCAAAATCACTTCTTTTTTTTGAAGAACTTTTTATTTTATTACAAATATATTGAGCTTCATCATAAGGATCACAAGCTTCATAAATTGTAGGTTTTTTTCCTAAGCCATTTTTAGTCCAAAGTGCTTTACCAAGAGAACTTGTATTTTTTGATATAACAGAATTTGCTAAATTAAGTATGTTTGAAGTAGATCTATAATTTTGTTCTAATTTAATAATTTTAGCTTCTGGGTAATCTTTTTCAAAATTAAGTATGTTATTTATATTAGCTCCACGAAAAGCATAAATACTTTGATCTTCATCACCAACTACACAAATATTTCTATACTTTTGAGCTAATAATTTAACAATGTTGTATTGGATGTCATTTGTATCTTGGTATTCATCAACTAAAATATATTTGTATCTTTCTTGAAGAATTGCTAAAATTTCAGGAATCATAAGTAATTTTTTACAATTAATAAGTATATCTGTAAAGTCCATACAATTATTATTAATCAAAGTTTCTTGATATTCCTTGTAGATTTCATAAAAAATTCTATTATCATTAATTTTTAAATTCATTTCTTTATCAAAAGTTTTTAAACATATACCATTTTCTTTACATCTTGATATTTTTGAATAATAGTCTGAAGCAGTTTTATCTATATTTAATTTTGAATTTTTAATTATCTTTTTTATTAATTTTTTTGAATCGTCAGCATCATAAATATTAAAATTGTTTGTAAAACCAATATTTGTTCCATATTGTCTTAATATTCTTATTGCAAAAGAATGAAAAGTAGATATTATCATTTGTTTTGCATCAGCACCAATTAAACTAGAAATTCTTTCTTTCATTTCAAGTGCTGCCTTATTTGTAAAGGTTAAAGCTAATATAGAATGGCTAGGAATATTACACTCTTTAACCATATGAGCAATTTTGTAAGTTATAGTTCTAGTTTTACCACTACCTGCACCAGCTAAAATTAATGTGGGACCAGTTATATAGCTTGCAGCTTTTTTTTGTTCGTCATTTAAGTTGTCTAAAATATTCATTGTCAATCTCCTATTAAATAATAAGAATTATATCACACTTAAATATAAAAATGAATATTTACAAAAAGTGTATTATTTGGTAAACTAAGTATATTGTGAATTTTGTTGAGGTGATATATGAAAAAACGAATAATATTTTTCACTATTCTAATTAGTTTGTTAAACTATTCTAAAGATATAGAGTTTAAAATTAAATTAGGAACAGAATTATCTTTTGGAATTGAAGGAATAGATATAGATTTAGATAAAGAAAAGACAATAAGGTTGCTTTTACCTAGAGAAGATAAATTTAAAGAAGCAAAAACAGATAATATAAATGAATTTTCTAAAAAAATAAAGAAATTATTGGAATCAGCAAAGGAAAAGCCAAAGACACAGGTAATGGCTAAAAGTAATAAAGAAGAAAATAAAGCTGATAAATTTGGGTTAGTTAAGGAAATTGTTAAAAAAGGTATAGTATTAGATGCTCCTATTATAGAGGGCGAAGTTAACATAAAAAAAATAAATACAAAAATAGGAGCTAGAATAGAACCTAGTACATTAAGATTTAATGATGAAAAATATAGTTTTAATGTTCAAAGAGCATATATTCAAACAGATACAGATACAAATATATTTAAAATGACAAACACCCTATATATTAAAGGTTATGAAAAAGAAAGAGTAGGCTTTGATAAGTTAAGATTAGAAAATAAGGAAAGAACAAAGGATATAACACAATTTAATAGTTCTGGTGTACTTATGCCAACTTCATGGTCAATTAGACCTAGATTAGCATATATGACTGCATTATCTAAAAAGGCAAGGGAAATAGCAATAGCTACTGGAGTTGAAACAGATGTAATAAAGACAGCTAATAAGAAATTGACTATAGGAGCAAATTATCATTTTTCTAATTTTAGTGATGATCTTTTAAATATAGATGAATTGAAAAAAGATTCAAAAAAGCTATCACCAGGTTATACAAAAGTTGAATATTTTAAAAATTGGGAACTTGGTAAAAATAGAAGTATAGAAAATGGTACTTTAACTGGTAAAAGAGGAAGTATAAGATCTGTAGGTTTACCTACAGGTACTCTATATGGGACTTCAGTAATGGATTATGCATTGAATCTTGCATATACATCATTAATAAAAGAATTAGGAAAAAAAGGTAAAGAAATAGATAATATATTAGAAAAAGTTCAAAAAGGCAAAAAAATGACCTTGGATGATTTTGTTAAATTAACTTCAAATGATGAAGGATATGCTAAATTAGCAAATCATTTTAAAAGTAATGAAAGCTTTTTGAAATTTATAGCTCCTTTTGTTGATAAGGCACTTTATGAATTTAAAATGAAAACAAATGACGAAGTTTCAAGTTATCATGTTCAAAATTTCATACCAAAGGACTATATAGATTATTTAAAATATTTTAAAAAAGGTATAAATGAAAAAATTGATGAGGATAAACCAAAGCCACCTACACCAAATCCTCCACAACCACCTACACCAAAGCCAGAACCTACACCAGAGGAAAGACCAAAGAAGTCAATAGCAGATGATATTGATTATTTGTTTCCAAAAGAACAATTAAAAGGTGTAGAAAAATTTATGGAAGCACCTAATTTGATAGGGAATATTAAATTGGGAGAAGAGATATATAATGGATTGAAGGGTGATTTTGAGTATTTGGGAGGAAAATTTGAAAGTAAAGATGCAATAAAGAATACTTTATTAGATATAACAAAAGAAGGAGTTTATTTTGATTGGTTTATACCTAAATTTGATATAAATAGAAGCAAAACATATAAAAACTTGAAAAAATCAATTAGTAATGTAAGCAATGAATTGTTAAAAAATAAGAAAAAAATAAATGAGGCATTAGAAAAAAACATAGCATTTTTGAAAACATTAAATGATAAAGATGATGAAAAAATAAAAAGAAGTATAAAAGAATTAGAAAATAGAAAAAAAGAAATAGAAACATCACTTAGCATATTAGAAAATATAAATAAGACATTGCAAAATTTAAATGTTTTAAGTGCAATTGGATTAAGTGCAGAAATTTACAGTAAATGGGAAACAATAAAATCAACAATAAATTCTTTCAAAAATTATAAAAAAGCATACCTAAAACCTATAGATGAAATAATTGGTATTAAAGGGACTGAATATATTAAGGGAGTGTCTGATATAGTTAAGCATCCAGAAAGAGTAGAAAGTTTTGATATGTTTCGTGGTTTGCAAATTTTGAAGTCTGAAAATGATATAGTTAGTGTAGACTTTGCTTCTAAATTAAATAAATATATTGATAAAGAATATAAACCATACTATGGTGTTGCACAGGGATTGAATATTAATATTAATTATTCTGATTTAGATAATTGTGTATTTACTAATTTGAATCTTGATAATAGTATATATAGTAATAATAATGACCATTTATATAGAGTTACAGGTTTATTGAATTTCATATACGAACCAGAATTTGCAGAAATAGGTGCAAATTTAAAAATAAATAATAGAGATATTTCTTTTAAAGAATTAAAGTATAATAAGTTGAATTTAGATGCAGATATGTACTTTAAATTAAAAGTCAAGAGTAAAAATTCTAAATGGATATTTAAACCGGGAATAAGTTATGTTGGAAATTTTGAACATATATTTTCAGAACAAGCACCAGTATCTGTTGATGTGTATAAAAGAGAAAATGGTATGTTGATTAAAAAGAAAGATGCACCTAAAACAAATAATAAGAATTTTGATGAAATTGTTCCGGGTTCCAAGGTTGATATATCTAAATATTCTAAATACTTATTTAAAGAAGGTTTAGATAAATATTTTGAAAAAGAAAAAAAATCAACAACAAATAAGTGGTTAAAACCTGTTAATATATTGATTCCATCTATGGAAATTGTATATAAACCAAATGAAAGTTATATGCTAAATTATGGAGTTGCTGTTCCTATTAAATATGTAGAGAATAGAATTGATGGTGTTATGATGAAACACTCACTTGGGTTAACTATAAATTTCTAAGAAAAAGAGGCTTTTGGCCTTTTTTTCGTAGCTTTAAAAAAAAAAGAATATATGGTACAATAATTAGTGAAAGTCAAACATTGTAGGAGGAAATGTGGAAGAAATAGTACAAAGGGTATCTAAAATTTTAGATATTAATGCAAAGAATGTAGAAGATACATTTAAATTATATGAAGAAGGAGCAACAATCCCATTTATTTCTCGTTATAGAAAAGAAGTAACTGGGGGACTTAATGAAGAACAAATAAGAGATATAATTGATAAAATAACATATGAACAAAATCTTGAAAAAAGAAAAGAAGAAGTTATACGATTAATAGATGAACAAGGTAAATTAACTGATGATTTGAGAAAGCAAATAAGTGAAGCAACAATTTTACAAAAAGTTGAAGATATTTATTTACCATATAAGAAGAAGAAAAAAACTAAAGCAGATATAGCTAAAGAAAAGGGTCTTGAACCTTTTGCAAAAAAAATATTGGATGGACTTAGCATAAAAGATTTGCAAAATTGTGCAGGTGAATATCTTAATGAAGAAGTTCAAAATACAGAAGAAGCAATAGAAGGAGCTTATTTGATACTTGCTCAAGATTTATCTGAAACAGTCAATTTGAGAGAATATTTAAGAGAACAAACAAGTCAAAATGCTATACTTTATGCAAATGTTATAGAAAAAAATAGGGCACTTGACGAAAGATTAGTTTATTCAAATTATTATGAATTTAATGAAACAGTTAAAACAATAGCATCTTATAAGATATTAGCAATTAATCGTGCAGAAAAAGAAAAGATACTTAAAGTTAGTCTTGATTTTGAAGAAAGTGTGAAATTAAAAATATTTAGATATTTATATAATCATTTCTTTAAAAAAGCAAATTCTGATATGAAGGAAGAATTAATGAAGGTAATTGAAGATAGTTATCAAAGATTACTTTTTCCATCTATAGAAAATGAGGTTAGAGCGAATTTAAAAGAGAATGCCGATAAGGAAGCTATTAATATTTTTGCTACTAATCTTGAAGCTTTATTATTGCAAGCACCGATTTATAAGAAGACTATTTTAGGTTTAGATCCGGGTATTAGAACTGGATGTAAATTAGCTGTAATTTCAAAAGAAGGTTTTTTTGTAACTTCTGATGTAATTTACCCTGTTAAGGGGGCGCATAGTGCAAGTATGCTAGAGAAATCTAAAATAAAATTGATTAAATATATTAAGGATTATAAAGTAGATATAATATCAATAGGAAATGGTACAGCATCTCGTGAAACAGAAGCTTTTGTTGCAGATGCGATTAAAGGCTTAAATTGTAAATATATCATTGTAAATGAAGCAGGGGCTTCTGTATATTCAGCTTCAAAATTAGCAGCAGAAGAATTTCCAGATTTAGATGTTACAGTAAGAGGAACTATATCAATAGCAAGAAGGGTGCAAGATCCTTTGTCAGAATTGGTTAAAATTGATCCGAAATCTATTGGTGTAGGTATGTATCAACATGATGTAAATCAAAAAGAATTAGAACAAGAATTGACTAATACTATAGAAAAAATCGTTAATAGAGTAGGTGTCAATTTGAATACAGCATCTTTTGCTTTACTTAGTTATGTATCAGGAGTAAAGAAAAATATTGCTAAAAATATAGTGGATTATAGAAAAGAAAATGGAGATTTTAAATCAAGAAAAGAATTAAAAAAAGTAAAAGGTTTAGGTGAAAAAGCTTTTGAACAAATGGCAGGTTTCGTTGTTATACCAGAATCAGAAGATCCATTTGATAATACTATAATTCACCCAGAATCATATAAGCTTGCTCAAGATATATTGAATTTAATAGGTATTACAAAAGATGAATTTAAGAAAGACTATAATTTAAGTCGTGAAAAATTAAATAATTTGGGACAAAAGGCAGTTTTAAATGAAATGTTAGCTAAAAATTATGGTAAGGAAACAATTATAGATGTATATAAGGCTTTATTAAAGGATAGAAGAGATCCAAGAGAAGATTATCCTATGCCTATATTAAAATCTGATATTTTGACTATGGAAGATTTGAAAGAAGGCATGCTATTAGAAGGTACAGTTAGAAATGCTACTAAATTTGGTGTATTTGTTGATATAGGTTTAAAAAATGATGCTATGATACATATATCAGAATTATCTGATAAATTTGTTAAAGATCCTACAAAAGAATTAACTGTAGGAGATATTATAAAAGTAAGAGTTTTAAGTATTGATAAAATAAGACATAGAGTTACATTGTCAAGAAAAGGAGTTAAATAATGGAATTAGACTATTCAAAAACCTTAAATTTACCTAAAACAAGTTTTAAGATGAAGGCAAATTTAGCTCAAAGAGAAGGTCTTCAATTAAGAGATTGGCAAAAGGCAAAAATATATGAAAAAAGTATAGCAGATAAAACAAAACCAGTATTTTTCTTACATGATGGACCACCTTATGCAAATGGAGACATTCATGTTGGACATGCTATTAATAAGATTTTAAAAGATATAATTTTGAAATATAAGAGATTAAGAGGATATAATGCACCATATATTCCAGGGTGGGATACTCATGGTTTGCCAATAGAATGGAAAATTATTCAAGAAAAAGGTGAAAAGCTTGCTTCAATGACTACTTTAGATTTAAGAAAAGAATGCAAAAAATATGCACTAAAGCAAGTAGAAAAACAAAAGAAGGATTTTGTTAGACTAGGGGTATTAGGTGATTGGGATAATCCATATATTACATTAAAACCTGAATTTGAAGCAGAAGAATTAAGAGTATTTAAAGAAATTTATGAAAATGGATATATATTCAAAGGGTTGAAACCAGTTTATTGGTCTCCAACAACTGAAACAGCTTTAGCTGAAGCTGAAATAGAATATAAAAATGTCAGTTCCCCAGCAATATATGTAAAAATGGATATGCTAGATGATGGCTTGAAGGCTATAGGAATGGATAGTGCAAGCATAGTTATATGGACAACAACACCATGGACTTTACCAGCTAATTTAGGTATAGCTTTGAATAAAGATTTTGAATATGGAGTTTATAAGACAGAAAAAGGAAATTTAATAGTTGCAAAAGAATTAGCAGAAAAAGCTTTTGCAAAAATGAATTTAAAGTATGACTTAATTAAAACTTTTAAGGGTGAAGTATTAGAAAGAACGCATTATCTACATCCTTTCTTTGATAGAGAAGGTTTAGTTATATTAGCTGATCATGTAACTCTTGAAGCTGGTACAGGTTGTGTACATACTGCACCAGGACATGGGGTAGATGACTTTATAGCAGGTAATAAATATGATCTTGGTATTTTATCACCAGTAGATGATAGAGGACATATGACTTTTGAAGCTGGTAAATATGAAGGTTTATTCTATAAAAAAGCAGAAAAGAAAATCGTTGAAGATTTATTAGAAAGTGGTCATATTTTAGCTTATGAAGAAATAGTTCACTCATATCCTCATGATTGGAGAAGTAAAAAGCCAATTATATTCCGTGCTACAGAACAATGGTTTATAAATATAGCAGACAGTGATATAAGAGAAAGAGCTATTAAAGCTTTAGATGAAATAACTTTTTATCCTCAATGGGGTAAAAATAGAATAAAGGCTATGCTTGAAGTTAGACCAGATTGGTGTATATCAAGACAAAGAGTTTGGGGTGTACCTATACCTATTTTCTATAATAAGAAAAATGAAATAATTTATCATAGTGATATTATGGATAGAGTAATTTCTTTAGTTGAAAAAGAAGGAACTGATATTTGGTGGAAATATAGTGCAAAAGAAATAATTGGAGAAGAATTACTTAAAAAATATGAATTAAATGCAGATGAAATAAGAAAAGAAAAGAGTATTTTGGATGTATGGTTTGATTCAGGGGTTACTCATAGATCAGTAGTTACAACAAGAGGATATAAAAGACCAGTAGATTTATACTTAGAAGGTTCAGATCAACATAGAGGTTGGTTTCAATCATCACTTTTAACTTCTATTTCTAGTACAAAAGATAAGCCATATAAGAGAATCTTAACTCATGGTTTTGTAAATGATGGTCAAGGTAGAAAAATGAGTAAATCTATAGGAAATACAATAGTTCCAAATGATGTTATTGAAAAATATGGAGCAGATATTTTAAGATTATGGGTATCATCAGTAGATTATAGAGAAGATGTTAGATTATCAGAAGATATTTTAAATAGAACTTCAGATTCATATAGAAAAATTAGAAATACAGCTAGATATCTTTTAGGAAATATTTATGATTTTAGTTATAGTAAGGATAAAGTAGCCTATGAAGATATGCTAGAAATTGATAAATGGGCTTTGAATAGACTAGAAAGATTAAAGAAAAAATTAGAAAAATTATATGATAACTATGAATTCTATAATATCTTCCAAGAAATTTCATATTTTTGTATTATAGAAATGTCATCATTTTATTTAGATATTATAAAAGACAGACTATATTGTGAATATAAAACAGGTTTGAAGAGAAGATCAGCACAAACAGTTTTAGCTGAAATTTTACAATTTTTAGTTCGTGTAATATCACCAGTATTATCTTTTACAGCTGAAGAAATATGGGATAAGATGCCAGAAGACTTAAAAGATTCAGAAAGTGTTTTATTAACTTCATGGATTTATGCAAATGAAAAATATATAGATGATGAATTAGAAGAAAAATGGAATAAATTAGCTAATTTAAGAAAAGAAGTAAATAAGAAAATAGAAGAAAAAAGACAAAAGGGTGAAATAGGTCTAGCACTTGATGCAAGAGTAATGTTAAATATACAAAATGAAAAATTTGATTTTGTAAAGACATATTCAGATTGGGATTTATCAGATATATTCTTAGTTTCTCAAATAGAATTTACAGATGAAAAATTAGAAGAAACAGAAATAGAAGGTGTTACAGTTAAGATTGTAAGAGCCCTAGGTAAAAAATGTCAAAGATGTTGGAAATATAGTGAAGATATGGGAGATGAAGCCTTTGGACAAGTTACAAAAAGAGATGCAGAAGTCCTTAGACTAATGAAAGAAAATGGAGAATTAAATGAAGAAGAATAATGAAAATTTTCTTTATGTAGGTATAGTTGTCTTATTATTACTAATAGACCAATTATCTAAGCAAGCAATGCGAAATTTAGCGAATGGTGTGATAGGCTATTCAATGAAAATATTTGGAGATTTCTTTAGATTAACCTATGTTGAAAATCACGGAGGTATTTTTGGAGTATTTCAAGGACATATAAAAGCTTTTACTATAGTTAGTTTAATAT encodes:
- a CDS encoding Tex family protein; translated protein: MEEIVQRVSKILDINAKNVEDTFKLYEEGATIPFISRYRKEVTGGLNEEQIRDIIDKITYEQNLEKRKEEVIRLIDEQGKLTDDLRKQISEATILQKVEDIYLPYKKKKKTKADIAKEKGLEPFAKKILDGLSIKDLQNCAGEYLNEEVQNTEEAIEGAYLILAQDLSETVNLREYLREQTSQNAILYANVIEKNRALDERLVYSNYYEFNETVKTIASYKILAINRAEKEKILKVSLDFEESVKLKIFRYLYNHFFKKANSDMKEELMKVIEDSYQRLLFPSIENEVRANLKENADKEAINIFATNLEALLLQAPIYKKTILGLDPGIRTGCKLAVISKEGFFVTSDVIYPVKGAHSASMLEKSKIKLIKYIKDYKVDIISIGNGTASRETEAFVADAIKGLNCKYIIVNEAGASVYSASKLAAEEFPDLDVTVRGTISIARRVQDPLSELVKIDPKSIGVGMYQHDVNQKELEQELTNTIEKIVNRVGVNLNTASFALLSYVSGVKKNIAKNIVDYRKENGDFKSRKELKKVKGLGEKAFEQMAGFVVIPESEDPFDNTIIHPESYKLAQDILNLIGITKDEFKKDYNLSREKLNNLGQKAVLNEMLAKNYGKETIIDVYKALLKDRRDPREDYPMPILKSDILTMEDLKEGMLLEGTVRNATKFGVFVDIGLKNDAMIHISELSDKFVKDPTKELTVGDIIKVRVLSIDKIRHRVTLSRKGVK
- the ileS gene encoding isoleucine--tRNA ligase, yielding MELDYSKTLNLPKTSFKMKANLAQREGLQLRDWQKAKIYEKSIADKTKPVFFLHDGPPYANGDIHVGHAINKILKDIILKYKRLRGYNAPYIPGWDTHGLPIEWKIIQEKGEKLASMTTLDLRKECKKYALKQVEKQKKDFVRLGVLGDWDNPYITLKPEFEAEELRVFKEIYENGYIFKGLKPVYWSPTTETALAEAEIEYKNVSSPAIYVKMDMLDDGLKAIGMDSASIVIWTTTPWTLPANLGIALNKDFEYGVYKTEKGNLIVAKELAEKAFAKMNLKYDLIKTFKGEVLERTHYLHPFFDREGLVILADHVTLEAGTGCVHTAPGHGVDDFIAGNKYDLGILSPVDDRGHMTFEAGKYEGLFYKKAEKKIVEDLLESGHILAYEEIVHSYPHDWRSKKPIIFRATEQWFINIADSDIRERAIKALDEITFYPQWGKNRIKAMLEVRPDWCISRQRVWGVPIPIFYNKKNEIIYHSDIMDRVISLVEKEGTDIWWKYSAKEIIGEELLKKYELNADEIRKEKSILDVWFDSGVTHRSVVTTRGYKRPVDLYLEGSDQHRGWFQSSLLTSISSTKDKPYKRILTHGFVNDGQGRKMSKSIGNTIVPNDVIEKYGADILRLWVSSVDYREDVRLSEDILNRTSDSYRKIRNTARYLLGNIYDFSYSKDKVAYEDMLEIDKWALNRLERLKKKLEKLYDNYEFYNIFQEISYFCIIEMSSFYLDIIKDRLYCEYKTGLKRRSAQTVLAEILQFLVRVISPVLSFTAEEIWDKMPEDLKDSESVLLTSWIYANEKYIDDELEEKWNKLANLRKEVNKKIEEKRQKGEIGLALDARVMLNIQNEKFDFVKTYSDWDLSDIFLVSQIEFTDEKLEETEIEGVTVKIVRALGKKCQRCWKYSEDMGDEAFGQVTKRDAEVLRLMKENGELNEEE